In Saccharomonospora marina XMU15, one genomic interval encodes:
- a CDS encoding ABC transporter permease, translated as MSDVASSKPRGRAGRVASFDVAAWLCGGWLVTLVLAAVFAPLLPLGEHADIANTIDSPALARPDLFSEHPLGTNNFGLDLLARVIHGARASLVVSVGAVLIGMVVGGSIGIVAGYFRKLTDSVIGVLTNSLLAVPPLILLIALATVLRPNLRNIAIALSLLALPSMIRMARASTLAFAQRDFVLAAKSMGASRLRVMTRELLPNVILPLASYGMVMVSVLIVAEASLSFLGLGIQQPDPSWGNMIAEGEGDTFAEHPHVVLVPGIALLLTVFSFNLLGEKARKRWDPRVAKL; from the coding sequence ATGTCTGACGTCGCCAGCTCGAAACCACGCGGCAGGGCAGGCCGTGTCGCCTCGTTCGACGTGGCCGCATGGTTGTGCGGCGGCTGGTTGGTGACGCTCGTGCTCGCCGCGGTGTTCGCGCCGCTGCTGCCGCTGGGCGAGCATGCCGACATCGCGAACACCATCGACTCACCCGCGCTGGCCCGGCCGGACCTGTTCTCCGAACACCCGCTCGGCACCAACAACTTCGGGCTGGACCTGCTGGCCAGGGTCATCCACGGCGCGCGGGCGTCGCTGGTCGTCTCGGTGGGGGCGGTGCTGATCGGCATGGTGGTGGGCGGCTCGATCGGCATCGTCGCGGGCTACTTCCGCAAGCTCACCGACTCGGTGATCGGTGTGCTGACCAACTCGTTGCTGGCTGTGCCGCCGCTCATCCTGCTGATCGCGCTGGCGACGGTGCTGCGGCCGAACCTGCGCAACATCGCGATCGCGCTGTCGCTGCTGGCACTTCCCAGCATGATCAGGATGGCAAGGGCCAGCACGCTGGCGTTCGCGCAGCGCGACTTCGTGCTGGCGGCGAAATCCATGGGAGCTTCGCGGCTGAGAGTGATGACGCGCGAACTGCTGCCCAACGTGATCCTGCCGCTGGCCTCCTACGGCATGGTGATGGTCTCGGTGCTGATCGTGGCGGAGGCGTCGCTGAGCTTCCTCGGTCTGGGAATCCAGCAGCCGGACCCGTCGTGGGGAAACATGATCGCCGAGGGCGAGGGTGACACCTTCGCCGAACACCCGCACGTCGTGCTCGTCCCGGGCATCGCGCTGTTGCTCACCGTTTTCTCGTTCAATCTGCTCGGGGAGAAGGCCAGGAAACGCTGGGACCCCCGGGTCGCGAAACTGTAA
- a CDS encoding ABC transporter ATP-binding protein, which produces MEPTPAMPTATPPSTRRAPLLVVRDLRTRLRTERGELTAVDGVSFTIAEGETFGIVGESGSGKSVLGRTVMGLHTTGAGTTVTGSVLFDGVDVHAIGSSGRRALWGSRLGMVFQDPMTALNPVKKVGAHLTETVRKHQRLDRAKARARAEELLRLVGIPEPRRRFGQYPHELSGGMRQRVVIAMALANHPKLLIADEPTTALDVTVQKQILDLLADLRTELGMAIVLISHDLGVVAGRTDRVAVMYAGRIVETAPAAELFSRPRHRYTEALLASIPKLADPPHSRLEAIEGAPPDMVAPAPGCAFAPRCRHADATCHELAAEPVAAADSPRHVFACHHPASEGAMR; this is translated from the coding sequence ATGGAACCGACCCCTGCTATGCCGACCGCGACGCCGCCGAGCACGCGCCGGGCGCCGCTGCTCGTGGTGCGCGACCTGCGTACCCGGTTGCGCACCGAACGAGGCGAGCTGACCGCTGTGGACGGCGTCTCGTTCACCATCGCAGAGGGCGAGACGTTCGGCATCGTGGGGGAGTCCGGATCGGGCAAGTCGGTGCTCGGCCGGACCGTCATGGGCCTGCACACCACGGGCGCGGGCACGACCGTCACCGGCAGCGTGCTCTTCGACGGCGTCGATGTGCACGCCATCGGCTCCTCCGGCAGGCGCGCGCTCTGGGGATCGCGGCTCGGCATGGTGTTCCAGGACCCGATGACCGCGTTGAACCCGGTCAAGAAGGTCGGCGCGCACCTGACGGAGACCGTGCGCAAGCACCAGCGGCTGGACAGGGCAAAGGCCCGCGCGCGAGCGGAGGAATTGCTGCGCCTGGTGGGAATCCCGGAACCGCGGCGCAGGTTCGGGCAGTATCCGCACGAACTGTCCGGCGGCATGCGGCAGCGCGTGGTGATCGCGATGGCACTGGCCAACCACCCGAAGCTGCTGATCGCCGACGAGCCGACCACCGCGCTGGACGTCACCGTGCAGAAGCAGATCCTGGACCTGCTGGCGGACCTGCGGACCGAACTCGGCATGGCGATCGTCCTCATCAGTCACGACCTCGGGGTGGTCGCGGGCAGGACCGACCGGGTCGCGGTGATGTACGCGGGTCGCATCGTGGAGACCGCCCCGGCGGCGGAGCTGTTCTCACGGCCACGACATCGCTACACCGAGGCGCTGCTGGCGTCGATACCGAAGCTGGCCGACCCGCCGCACTCCCGGCTGGAGGCCATCGAGGGCGCACCGCCCGACATGGTCGCGCCCGCACCCGGCTGCGCCTTCGCGCCACGTTGCCGCCATGCCGATGCCACATGCCACGAGCTCGCCGCCGAGCCGGTGGCCGCGGCGGACTCGCCGCGACACGTGTTCGCCTGCCACCACCCCGCCTCGGAAGGAGCGATGCGATGA
- a CDS encoding ABC transporter ATP-binding protein — protein MTAAAEHRHGRTPVLSVRDLVVEFPAGRSQRVHAVSGVSFDVFEAETLGILGESGCGKSTTGRAAMQLPPPTSGSVRLRGNELTGLRPRALRRERRKLQMILQDPVSSLNPRRRVADLVAEGPRMWGQPPSRERVESVLSSVGLDPATVWRRRPHELSGGQCQRVCIARALLLQPDVLICDEPVSSLDVSVQAQILNLLEDAKHEHGLSMVFIAHDIAVVKNISDRIMVMYLGKTCEVLPSADISASARHPYTRLLLESVPGVEQVEQLTGDAPAQQELPSPLNPPSGCRFRTRCPLATARCAREEPPLRAVGTDHYLACHNVAA, from the coding sequence ATGACCGCCGCAGCCGAGCACCGGCACGGGAGAACCCCGGTGCTGTCCGTTCGCGATCTGGTGGTGGAGTTTCCCGCAGGAAGATCGCAGCGGGTACACGCGGTTTCCGGCGTCAGCTTCGACGTGTTCGAGGCAGAGACGCTGGGCATCCTCGGCGAGTCCGGCTGCGGCAAGTCGACGACGGGCCGCGCGGCCATGCAGCTACCGCCGCCGACGTCGGGTTCGGTGCGGCTGCGCGGCAACGAACTGACCGGGCTGCGGCCCCGGGCGCTGCGGCGCGAACGCAGGAAACTGCAGATGATCCTGCAGGACCCGGTGTCGTCACTGAACCCGAGGCGAAGGGTCGCCGACCTCGTCGCGGAAGGGCCGAGGATGTGGGGACAGCCACCCTCACGCGAACGTGTCGAGTCGGTGCTTTCCTCGGTCGGGCTGGATCCGGCGACGGTGTGGCGGCGCAGGCCGCACGAGCTGTCCGGAGGGCAGTGCCAGCGGGTGTGCATCGCCAGGGCGCTGCTGCTCCAACCCGACGTGCTGATCTGCGACGAACCGGTGTCCAGTCTGGACGTCTCGGTGCAGGCGCAGATTCTGAATCTGCTGGAGGACGCCAAACACGAGCACGGGCTGAGCATGGTTTTCATAGCACACGACATCGCCGTGGTGAAGAACATCAGTGACCGCATCATGGTGATGTACCTCGGCAAGACCTGCGAGGTGCTGCCGTCGGCGGACATCTCCGCCTCGGCACGGCATCCCTACACCAGGCTGCTGCTGGAATCGGTTCCCGGCGTCGAGCAGGTCGAGCAGCTCACCGGTGATGCGCCTGCACAGCAGGAACTGCCGTCGCCGTTGAACCCGCCCAGCGGCTGCCGGTTCCGCACGCGGTGTCCGCTGGCCACAGCACGCTGCGCGCGTGAGGAGCCCCCGCTGCGTGCCGTCGGCACAGACCACTACCTCGCGTGCCACAACGTGGCGGCATGA
- a CDS encoding AMP-binding protein — translation MRREQSRVETFAEILSSRADDAAIGMCFGDSRWSWARIVRECAERAAAVEAEVPAPADRQRHVGVLLDNIADYVFWLGAAALAGAVLVGINPSRRGAELAHDIRHTDCDLLVTESRQRQLLDGLEHGVPAERVLDVDSPHYQRFLAPYREAALPAEPPSAESMLLLLFSSGSTGAPKAVVVSQGRLGLLARTMADRVGLRRDSVTYVCMPLFHGNSVMMNLAPATAVGARMVLARKFSASGFSADIHRYGVTYVNYVGRALSYVLSTPQDPRDRHSTLEAAFGTEASESDVERFQRRFGCTVTEGYGLSEGVLRINRTPDTPPGALGKPVPGLDVRVLDEHTGAECPRAKLDAGGRLLNPEAIGQLVAIGGASAFEGYYRNPEATADRIRGEDFWSGDLAYRDSDGFFYFAGRSSDWLRVDSENFSAAPVERILRRYGPVSAAVVYAVPDARTGDEVMCALELHEGQRFDPEDFARFLDGQPDLGTKWRPRFVRIVDAVPVTGNGKVNKQPLRAAAWHTTDPLWWREGRSRRYRPFEPRHRQRLENEFAEHGRLALLPGSRR, via the coding sequence ATGAGAAGGGAGCAGTCGCGGGTGGAGACTTTCGCCGAGATCCTGAGTTCTCGTGCCGACGACGCGGCGATCGGGATGTGTTTCGGTGACAGCCGATGGAGCTGGGCGCGGATCGTGCGCGAGTGTGCCGAGCGAGCCGCCGCCGTCGAGGCGGAGGTACCTGCCCCGGCCGACCGGCAGCGGCACGTCGGCGTGCTGCTGGACAACATCGCGGACTACGTGTTCTGGTTGGGTGCCGCCGCGCTGGCCGGCGCGGTGCTGGTGGGCATCAACCCCAGCCGTCGCGGCGCGGAACTCGCGCACGACATCCGACACACCGACTGCGACCTGCTGGTCACCGAGTCCAGGCAGCGGCAGCTGCTGGACGGCCTGGAACACGGCGTGCCCGCCGAGCGCGTCCTCGACGTGGACTCCCCACACTACCAACGCTTCCTCGCGCCCTACCGGGAGGCGGCGCTGCCCGCCGAGCCTCCCTCGGCCGAGTCGATGCTGCTGCTGTTGTTCTCGTCGGGATCGACCGGCGCGCCGAAGGCGGTCGTCGTCAGCCAGGGCAGGCTCGGCCTGCTGGCACGCACGATGGCCGACCGCGTGGGGCTGCGGCGCGACTCCGTCACCTATGTCTGCATGCCGCTGTTCCACGGCAACTCGGTGATGATGAACCTCGCGCCCGCGACCGCCGTGGGCGCAAGGATGGTGCTGGCGCGCAAGTTTTCCGCATCGGGCTTCTCCGCCGACATCCACCGCTACGGCGTGACCTACGTCAACTACGTAGGCCGTGCGTTGTCCTATGTACTCTCCACACCGCAGGACCCCCGCGACCGCCACAGCACGCTGGAGGCGGCCTTCGGTACGGAGGCCTCGGAGTCCGATGTCGAGCGCTTCCAGCGCCGGTTCGGTTGCACGGTCACCGAGGGCTACGGGCTGAGCGAGGGGGTGCTGCGCATCAACCGCACCCCCGACACCCCGCCGGGCGCGCTCGGCAAGCCGGTGCCGGGCCTCGACGTGCGGGTGCTCGACGAGCACACCGGTGCCGAATGCCCCCGTGCCAAGCTGGACGCAGGCGGCAGGCTGCTCAATCCCGAGGCCATCGGCCAGCTCGTCGCCATCGGCGGGGCGAGCGCGTTCGAGGGCTACTACCGAAACCCCGAGGCCACCGCCGACCGGATACGGGGTGAGGACTTCTGGAGCGGCGACCTCGCCTATCGCGACAGCGACGGCTTCTTCTACTTCGCAGGCCGCTCCTCGGACTGGCTGCGGGTCGACAGCGAGAACTTCTCCGCCGCGCCGGTGGAGCGCATCCTGCGGCGCTACGGACCGGTTTCGGCCGCCGTGGTGTACGCCGTCCCGGACGCGCGCACCGGCGACGAGGTGATGTGCGCACTCGAACTGCACGAGGGGCAGCGGTTCGACCCGGAGGACTTCGCCAGGTTTCTCGACGGGCAGCCGGATCTGGGCACCAAGTGGCGCCCCCGGTTCGTCCGGATCGTCGACGCCGTCCCGGTGACCGGCAACGGCAAGGTCAACAAGCAGCCGCTGCGCGCGGCCGCGTGGCACACCACCGATCCGTTGTGGTGGCGGGAGGGCCGCTCGCGGCGGTACCGGCCGTTCGAGCCGCGGCACCGGCAGCGACTGGAGAACGAGTTCGCCGAGCACGGCAGGCTGGCGCTGCTGCCGGGATCGAGGAGGTGA
- a CDS encoding alpha/beta hydrolase, with the protein MLDSEVSELLTLLNEGFPRVHEMTGEQARAAVAARRQPVTNLDDVRGTEEHTFDTGWTTLRVRVYHPHGQPPHPVVVFFHGGGFVFCDLDTHDGFCRAMSRHTGALVVSVDYRLAPEHRAPAAAHDADAAVRWAARNAARFGGDPARLVVAGDSAGGNLAAVACLLSRDHDGPPIAGQVLAYPVIDPSFDTDSYRRYGDGYYNTEASMRWYWTQYLGEGLPLPSPRHLVAPLRAPGHADLPAAVVVTAGLDPLRDEGHAYAKALREAGGTVVHRDYPGLFHGFLTFASLRAAESARRLLWRDMRSLLDAGGR; encoded by the coding sequence GTGTTGGACTCCGAAGTCAGCGAGCTGCTGACACTGTTGAACGAGGGCTTTCCCCGGGTGCACGAGATGACGGGTGAGCAGGCACGCGCCGCCGTCGCCGCGCGCAGGCAGCCGGTGACCAACCTCGATGACGTGCGTGGCACCGAGGAGCACACGTTCGACACCGGGTGGACGACGCTGCGGGTGCGCGTCTACCACCCGCACGGGCAGCCTCCGCACCCGGTGGTGGTGTTCTTCCACGGCGGTGGGTTCGTCTTCTGTGACCTCGACACCCACGACGGCTTCTGCCGTGCGATGTCGCGACACACCGGGGCGCTGGTGGTGTCGGTGGACTACCGGCTCGCTCCGGAGCATCGGGCCCCCGCGGCGGCGCACGACGCCGACGCCGCGGTGCGTTGGGCCGCGCGCAACGCGGCACGGTTCGGTGGTGACCCGGCCAGGCTTGTGGTGGCCGGAGACAGCGCGGGAGGAAACCTCGCCGCCGTGGCCTGCCTGCTCAGCCGTGACCACGACGGGCCGCCGATCGCGGGCCAGGTACTGGCCTACCCGGTCATCGACCCGTCGTTCGACACCGACAGCTACCGCCGCTACGGCGACGGCTACTACAACACCGAGGCGTCGATGCGCTGGTACTGGACGCAGTATCTGGGGGAGGGGCTGCCGTTGCCGAGCCCGCGGCACCTGGTCGCGCCGCTGCGAGCGCCCGGACACGCCGACCTGCCCGCCGCGGTCGTCGTCACGGCGGGCCTCGACCCGCTGCGCGACGAGGGGCACGCCTACGCCAAGGCATTGCGCGAGGCGGGCGGCACCGTGGTGCATCGCGACTACCCCGGGTTGTTCCACGGGTTCTTGACCTTCGCCTCGCTTCGCGCCGCCGAGTCGGCCCGGCGACTGCTGTGGCGTGACATGCGAAGCCTGCTCGATGCCGGTGGGCGCTGA
- a CDS encoding SDR family NAD(P)-dependent oxidoreductase: MAGLVSLAGKVALVTGAARGQGAAQARLFAELGAQVIVTDTRETEGADVASALGEQGSFDRLNVADAADWERVVARALDTHGRLDVLVNNAGIYHKAPLAETSQELLRELLDVNLLGPILGMRTVAPWMPDGSAIVNVASISGLRGHAGAIGYASAKWGLRGASRSAARELAPRVRVNCVCPGAVDTPMIDAATLDLSHLPLPRAGTVGEVAAVVAFLACDASAYCTGAEFVVDGGATA; encoded by the coding sequence ATGGCCGGGCTGGTGTCGCTCGCGGGCAAGGTCGCCCTCGTCACCGGCGCGGCAAGGGGGCAGGGGGCCGCCCAGGCGCGGTTGTTCGCCGAACTCGGTGCGCAGGTGATCGTCACCGACACGCGCGAGACCGAGGGTGCCGACGTGGCGTCGGCGCTGGGCGAACAGGGATCGTTCGATCGGCTGAACGTCGCCGATGCCGCCGACTGGGAGCGGGTCGTGGCGAGGGCGCTGGACACGCACGGCCGGCTCGACGTGCTTGTGAACAACGCCGGTATCTACCACAAGGCGCCGCTGGCGGAGACCTCGCAGGAGCTGCTGCGGGAACTGCTCGACGTCAACCTGCTCGGGCCGATTCTCGGGATGCGTACCGTGGCGCCGTGGATGCCGGACGGCTCGGCGATCGTGAACGTCGCTTCGATCTCCGGGTTGCGCGGACACGCGGGTGCGATCGGCTACGCCTCGGCCAAGTGGGGGCTGCGCGGTGCCAGCCGGTCCGCGGCGCGGGAACTGGCGCCCCGCGTCCGCGTCAACTGTGTGTGCCCCGGCGCCGTCGACACGCCGATGATCGACGCGGCCACACTGGACCTGTCCCACCTGCCGCTGCCCCGTGCGGGCACGGTCGGCGAGGTGGCGGCCGTCGTGGCCTTCCTGGCTTGCGACGCGAGCGCTTACTGCACCGGAGCGGAGTTCGTGGTGGACGGCGGTGCCACCGCCTGA
- a CDS encoding PadR family transcriptional regulator, giving the protein MSNDEASEALPSLRPTSWAVLGLLSFGSELSGYDLKKWADWSLRFFYWAPSYSQIYSELRRLEEHGFATSRVVTKDDVRGKRLYAITKEGERAIARWVNETPAEPAVLKHGVMLRMWLGHLADPERLRDLLVSHREQSEKMRVRAVADTEGAAKDPNWAYPELVLRWSQRYYESERDRADAMLADLDRLARERTKSGRKRAKRPRVPRS; this is encoded by the coding sequence ATGTCGAACGACGAGGCGAGCGAGGCACTACCCTCGCTGCGGCCCACCAGCTGGGCGGTACTCGGCCTGCTTTCCTTCGGTTCCGAGCTGTCCGGCTACGACCTGAAGAAGTGGGCCGACTGGAGCCTGCGGTTCTTCTACTGGGCTCCTTCCTACAGCCAGATCTACAGCGAACTGCGCAGGCTGGAGGAGCACGGTTTCGCCACCTCACGAGTGGTCACCAAGGACGACGTCCGAGGTAAGCGGCTCTACGCGATCACCAAGGAAGGCGAACGCGCCATCGCTCGCTGGGTCAACGAGACACCCGCCGAACCCGCGGTACTCAAGCACGGCGTGATGCTGCGGATGTGGCTCGGCCACCTCGCCGACCCCGAACGACTCCGCGACCTGCTGGTCTCGCATCGGGAGCAGTCCGAGAAGATGCGGGTTCGCGCGGTAGCGGACACCGAGGGGGCCGCCAAGGACCCGAACTGGGCCTACCCGGAGCTGGTGTTGCGATGGTCGCAGCGCTACTACGAGTCCGAACGCGACCGAGCCGACGCCATGCTGGCCGACCTCGATCGGCTGGCACGCGAACGGACCAAGAGCGGGCGCAAGCGGGCGAAGCGACCCCGAGTCCCGCGTTCCTGA
- a CDS encoding flavin-containing monooxygenase, whose translation MGGNASGQQVRDVLVVGAGFAGLYALHRFRQDGFDVQGVEAAPGVGGTWYWNRYPGARCDVESVDYSYSFDERLQQEWRWSERYAAQPEILAYLEHVARRFDLECLIRFETRVTCARFDEQDSMWTVGTDTGDTLRARYLVLATGCLSAVHTPDIPGAADFAGEVLFTANWPHHPPSFEGRRVGVLGTGSSGIQSIPILAREAASLTVFQRSANYSVPMPNQVLSDEEWERIRADYPARRRKSAYAPAGTPHEPYPKGALEIGEEERRAALEARWQQGGVLFGKTFPDQMSDLAANDVARRFAEEKIRRIVHDPVTARDLIPTDHPIGTKRICTDIGYYETFNRPNVRLVNLRREPITRITETGIRTGGGEYELDVLVYATGFDAMTGSLSRMALSGRDDVRIQDVWAHGPLTYLGLGIPGFPNLFNLGGPGCPSVLANMVLHSEQQVDWVADLVTWCASNGIDQVEPRHDAAVKWTEHVQQVSRRTLFPMASSWYTGANIEGKPRGFMPYAGGFGNYRTSCDQVRSDGYEGMVFTRR comes from the coding sequence ATGGGTGGCAACGCTTCCGGCCAGCAGGTGCGCGACGTGCTCGTGGTCGGGGCGGGCTTCGCGGGGTTGTACGCGTTGCACCGCTTCCGGCAGGACGGGTTCGACGTGCAGGGTGTCGAGGCCGCGCCCGGTGTGGGCGGAACCTGGTACTGGAACCGTTATCCCGGCGCGCGGTGTGACGTGGAGAGTGTGGACTACTCCTACTCCTTCGACGAACGGCTGCAACAGGAATGGCGCTGGAGCGAGCGATACGCGGCGCAGCCGGAGATCCTTGCCTACCTCGAGCACGTCGCGCGCCGCTTCGACCTGGAGTGCCTGATCAGGTTCGAAACCAGGGTCACGTGCGCGCGCTTCGACGAACAGGACTCGATGTGGACTGTCGGTACCGACACCGGGGACACGCTGCGCGCACGGTATCTGGTACTGGCGACCGGCTGCCTGTCGGCGGTGCACACCCCGGACATTCCCGGTGCCGCCGACTTCGCCGGTGAGGTGCTGTTCACGGCGAACTGGCCGCATCATCCACCCTCTTTCGAGGGCAGGCGGGTCGGGGTGTTAGGCACCGGATCGTCGGGAATCCAGTCGATACCGATCCTGGCTCGTGAGGCCGCCTCGCTGACCGTTTTCCAGCGTTCCGCCAACTACAGCGTCCCGATGCCCAACCAGGTGCTGAGCGACGAGGAGTGGGAACGGATTCGTGCCGACTACCCGGCGCGCAGACGCAAGTCCGCCTACGCGCCTGCGGGAACACCGCACGAGCCGTACCCGAAGGGCGCGCTGGAGATCGGGGAGGAGGAGCGCCGCGCCGCGCTCGAGGCCAGATGGCAGCAGGGCGGAGTGCTGTTCGGCAAGACCTTTCCCGACCAGATGTCCGACCTCGCGGCCAACGATGTCGCACGTCGATTCGCGGAGGAAAAGATTCGCCGGATCGTGCATGACCCGGTGACGGCGCGGGATCTGATTCCCACCGACCATCCCATCGGCACCAAGCGGATCTGTACCGACATCGGCTACTACGAGACGTTCAACCGGCCGAACGTGCGGCTGGTGAACCTGCGGCGGGAACCGATCACGCGCATTACCGAGACCGGAATCCGGACCGGCGGTGGCGAGTACGAATTGGACGTGCTGGTCTACGCCACCGGGTTCGACGCGATGACCGGTTCGTTGTCGCGAATGGCGCTCAGCGGCAGGGACGACGTTCGGATACAGGACGTGTGGGCGCATGGACCACTGACCTACCTCGGCCTCGGCATCCCGGGCTTTCCGAACCTGTTCAATCTTGGTGGGCCGGGGTGCCCCTCGGTGCTGGCGAACATGGTGCTGCACTCTGAGCAACAGGTGGATTGGGTCGCCGACCTGGTGACGTGGTGTGCGTCCAACGGCATCGACCAGGTGGAGCCCCGCCACGACGCGGCGGTGAAGTGGACGGAGCACGTACAACAGGTCTCACGCCGTACGCTCTTCCCGATGGCCTCCTCCTGGTACACCGGAGCCAACATCGAGGGCAAGCCCCGGGGTTTCATGCCCTACGCGGGCGGGTTCGGCAACTATCGCACCAGCTGTGACCAGGTGCGCTCGGACGGCTACGAGGGAATGGTGTTCACGCGGCGCTGA
- a CDS encoding class I adenylate-forming enzyme family protein, giving the protein MAFDAEPSTLVELCLWQANQRGEALAVWDEATGLSYRELARRSASLAAALRENGVRAGDRVVLCGRNSVAWVEVAFATLFAGATLVPIGYGAPEAERARVVERVGPRLVVAVPGEGWPSAPTVLAPEELDSRRVAARPPHLPAADDVAVILSTSGTTGEPKLVPMTHGQLARCYGEVARRLQLRADDRLLGAVPLAHSFGLNGVLLIGLHAGAAIRLVPHYRAEGLSELVRGQRLTVIVGPPTIFFDLAAGDGKPVPGCRMAITGGADVSLRRMRQACSRAGIERMFVGYGLTETCGTVAVGEVPERGVGDLAKLTPLRDLEVQIVDEQGRPLPTGAEGRIWVRGHNVMPGYLHQEEATRRVLRGDGWLDTADIGRRYADGDLSIASRARDVVIVSGFNVYPREVEHVLVEHGSVAQAVVLGLPDERQGQRLVACLVPASGAVLDTRELLAYCRERLAAFKVPRTMITFESLPTTETGKISRPAVRRLLRQESRSAVRCCRGD; this is encoded by the coding sequence ATGGCCTTCGATGCTGAGCCATCCACGCTGGTCGAACTGTGCCTGTGGCAGGCGAATCAGCGCGGCGAGGCGCTCGCGGTGTGGGACGAAGCAACCGGCCTGAGCTACCGGGAGCTGGCACGGAGGTCGGCCTCCCTCGCCGCGGCCTTGCGCGAGAACGGTGTGCGAGCGGGCGATCGTGTGGTGCTGTGCGGACGCAACTCGGTCGCATGGGTGGAGGTTGCCTTCGCGACGCTGTTCGCCGGGGCCACGCTGGTGCCGATCGGTTACGGCGCCCCTGAGGCGGAGCGTGCCCGCGTGGTGGAGCGGGTCGGGCCGAGGCTGGTCGTTGCCGTGCCGGGGGAGGGCTGGCCTTCGGCGCCGACCGTGCTCGCCCCGGAAGAACTCGACTCGCGACGCGTCGCCGCACGACCACCACACCTGCCGGCTGCCGACGACGTCGCCGTGATCCTGTCCACCTCCGGAACCACGGGCGAGCCGAAACTCGTACCCATGACGCACGGCCAGTTGGCGCGCTGTTACGGCGAGGTGGCCCGCAGGCTGCAGCTGCGAGCCGACGACCGGTTGCTCGGTGCGGTCCCGCTGGCCCATTCCTTCGGGTTGAACGGTGTGCTGCTCATCGGGCTGCACGCTGGGGCGGCGATCAGGCTGGTGCCGCACTACCGGGCCGAGGGGTTGTCCGAACTGGTGCGCGGGCAGCGACTGACCGTGATCGTGGGTCCCCCGACGATCTTCTTCGATCTCGCCGCCGGTGACGGCAAGCCCGTGCCAGGCTGCCGGATGGCGATCACCGGAGGCGCCGACGTCTCACTGCGGCGGATGCGGCAGGCATGCTCGCGGGCGGGTATCGAGCGGATGTTCGTCGGATACGGGCTGACCGAAACCTGCGGCACCGTCGCCGTGGGCGAGGTGCCCGAGCGCGGGGTCGGCGACCTCGCCAAGCTGACCCCGCTGCGTGACCTCGAGGTGCAGATCGTCGACGAGCAGGGCCGCCCGCTGCCCACGGGAGCCGAAGGCAGGATCTGGGTGCGAGGGCACAACGTCATGCCTGGCTACCTGCACCAGGAGGAAGCGACACGGCGGGTGCTGCGCGGGGACGGTTGGCTCGATACCGCTGACATCGGAAGGCGCTATGCCGACGGGGATCTCAGCATCGCCTCGCGGGCGCGAGACGTCGTCATCGTCAGCGGTTTCAACGTCTACCCGCGAGAGGTGGAGCACGTCCTTGTCGAGCACGGCAGCGTCGCGCAAGCCGTGGTGCTGGGCCTGCCCGACGAGCGGCAGGGGCAGCGGCTGGTGGCATGCCTCGTGCCGGCCTCGGGCGCGGTGCTGGACACCCGGGAGTTGCTGGCGTACTGCCGCGAGCGGTTGGCCGCGTTCAAAGTGCCACGGACGATGATCACGTTCGAGTCTTTGCCGACCACCGAGACCGGCAAGATATCCCGCCCCGCGGTGCGCCGGCTGCTTCGGCAGGAGTCGCGATCGGCCGTCCGGTGTTGTCGGGGGGATTGA